Sequence from the Bicyclus anynana chromosome 2, ilBicAnyn1.1, whole genome shotgun sequence genome:
TCATGACGTAGTACTTCCTTAGTAGAGATCTGTCACAAAAAGGTTCTTCTACTACTAAACTAGAGAAAAGACACGTACCTCCGGCATGAAGCACTCAGCAAGCAGGACGTACGGAACACTGCCAGCGCCGAACATAAACGTGAAGCAGTAGCAAAGAATTATTACAGCAGTGACCCATGGTGGGCCTATACTAGTTTGAAGCAATACTCCCAATCCAATGAGACATAAAAGTACGGCGGCTGAGGAAGATGATAGAAGTATCTGAAAAATAATAacgagaaaaattaaaatatatgagAATTTCAATAAAGAAGCATTGAGTAAAGAAAGAGGTAGTCGATTAAACTTTAACTATGTATtgcgttaaaaaaaacaagaccgtattgatgattaaaaattaatatcagtttttaataaataagcgACTTTTGAGTTTGACTTTATTTCAGTATATTAAATGAGTAAATCAAGACTACATTATATAGATTCAGAACTCAATTACGATGTATCGGTTAACCTAATTTAGCAACaatagaatttgaatttaaatgaataaattaactgATTACCTTTCTTCCAAATTTATCAGAGAATAAAGCACTCATCATACTTCCAGCTAGTTGGACTAAAGCAAACATAACTGAGCAAAAGTGTGAAGATAAACCCGGTGCTGCTTGTTTAAATATGTCTTTGGCATAAACCTGGACAGGCACGATACCCATCATCACCTGttcaatttgaataatttttaactgtattaacaacataacgaaaagaACTTACATGGTCATCTAAATATACATACCTGATTAGATAAACACAGTCCAACCACAAGTAATGCTCTGCGAGACGTCGGAGATACAACTACAAAATTCAACATGTATAAATTACTAGATAGtttttaatactaaaaaaatctatttacaacTTTACTCTActctttcaaaatataaaagaaacccTGTGACCTGTAGAAGACCAGTATGCTGTTACACGATaagcaattttaattaattaacgacGTGCTTACACAACATTTTTAATGATGACATCTTTTCTTGTGGTTCTGTTTCTTCAAtcgttttgtttaatttttctgtttcaGCATTTTCTTTTTGTGAGCctagaaataaaacaatttaattttattatatacttgtATACAggtgttatttttgtaacataATTGAAAGAATGAATTATTAATggccaaaatttaattaatttgtcaaCGACTTAAAGAACAAAACTTGTTTAAACAAACGTCAAATAAGATAATATTTCATCAAAGTtaacaaaataactaactaaatattacctacttatgttACTTAGTACTTATGTAGTCAAAACGTAATattaaaaggaaaatataaaagtcCTACCAGTACGAACTGCTCTTAATTCAACAGCAGGCGTTATTTGTTGCTTTAATCTTGAAAACTCATCGAGAACAAGTTTAGAAGTGACAGAGGCACTTCTGTAATAAGCTATAGATAATCGTGCTtcctaaaatacaaacaattaaagagttatcaaataaaaaataaaaaaatgatttattaacCAAACACAAATGAATTATAGTTTCGATAAAATACGTTACCTCTTCTTTCTTTTGTCTCATCAAAAATATGGGACTCTCCTTAACAGTCAGCATAAGACCCATGTACAGGACACAGAACGCAATATTAATCCATATGATATATCGGTATGTATAAAACCAACCAATTATGTAAGACAAGAGAACACCAATACAATAACATACAACTGGGGCTGCAAAATGACAAAATAGTTACAAGAGTGTaagtttattgaaaaattaaattaattttaaacaagtaCCTGAAGCCAAAGCTCCGCGTATAGATTCTTCGGCAACTTCTGATATATAAATAGGTGTATACACCAAAAATGCACAGCCAGAAGCTCCGGCTATGGACCTGGCTATTAATATTACTGTAGACGATTTTGTAAAATCTATCATTATCCAAGATATCTGGAAAATCGaaaatactcgtagtatatTACAACATCTAGGAAATCATTATGGTTTTGACAATGATGCAATAATTTTAGTCAGTAAGTTAGTCTGGGACAAGGCAGAGCCTCCTCAAACATAAAGCGGCACGACCACACAATCCTTTTCTCAAAGCAATTCAAGTCATTTTCAACCACCATAAAGTTTtgcaaaaatcaattaaatattttataaaagaattcTCAAGCTACCAACCAAAAGCGGTGCAGTTAAAACAAGTCCACTTTTTTGTCTTCCAAAAACGCTCATGACCCAACCCACGATAGCAGTGCCAAACATAGCCCCCAATGAAGGTAGACTGCCCACCAGGGAGCTTTCTACCTCAGTCATTGGCGTAGCTAGAAGAGTTGTATCTTCGTTTGTATACAAATGTAATGTGTAAGAAGGCCACACGTATAATAAGCCGGTTAGCGTGAGCCCTAGTGCACCTgagaaaaattaaagtaactttTAGGTAATCATATTTAGATTGTATAAGATTCCGTAAATAAAAAGGATAAAATGGCACGTTATTACAAAAGACAAACAAGGAAATGCTAAAATCtactactaaaaaataaattttgacaacTCAGATAGGTAGAaaaaagtaggtatgtattttattgtctTGAAATATTCTCAGTCTTCTTGCAAAGACCGTTGGATAGATAAAAACCagttaatttaagtattttggtaaaattaaacaaaaaacaagttATAAAGGGAGTTTATCAGTacaatgtttttgtttacaataaCTTTCGGAGGCATAAGTAATTCAGATtaagataaaaatgttttaaataaaaatgataaaattgtccaCTTGACATTGTTTGATTTTGTAGTAACCATCGACATAAAGTTAGTGTTATGAGTTgaattattgtctgtctgtgtatcAGTGAGTTCAGATTTGTATAGCCTATCGTATCGTCACTTTTAAGAAAAGAACCGCTTAAGAACTAAAACACCTTTAAAAATCTGTcgcaaaatttttataaattgaaattcagtGTCCGCAAATTTAgaaatagtttatatttagatatataaaCTCTTTCTAAATCCGTTTAGTAGTATCAGTGAGTCCAGGTTTGTGTAACTGAATATCACATCGttacttttaagaaaataacCGCTCAAGAAGTAAAACATCTTTTTAAATCAGTCGCtactttgtccgcgtaaaattcaggTTTAGCAAATCCCGGAACTGTGGATTTCTCCGAGATgatagcctatgttttaatccaaggtataatataatctatttttattgtaaatttcaaCCAAACGTTTAACAATCAATCTTCCGCGTTTACAAGATTATGAAGATTGTTTCTGTTACCAGGCTTTAccagattaaataaaattagctgATTAGTCTTGTACTGAAGCTCGTAAgacttactatttttttatattttaatgcacAAAGTTAAAGCTTGCATTTCCCTATATTACTTACATGATATGCTTGTGTGAGCTTGATGCAGCTTCCCCATTGTGATAACTTAAACTCAAACTGAAATCTAGTAGCAACTTTTTAGACCAATCTCTTATGTATTTACCAGTCAAGTGAAACTATTTATGAATGTCTATCAACATAATGTAATGCAACGCATTGTAATTGTTCAAACACCATTTATTTGTGATAGCGTATTACGCGAATATTATAACAGTAATGAACTCAGCTCCTCTTAATGCATGAGGGTGTGTTGTTTGCATGTCTGTTACCTCAACTGCCAAGGTGCTGCCACACTGAAACTAATAATCTAGAGTAAACAAATTTTGTTAatcaataaagaaataaaacgtAACTAAAGTTACCAAACTTTCAATCCTAagtactatttataaaaaaagagcGATATTAGAGCGACATGTTTGGCTCTCACTGCTTTATGGAGTCAAGGTTCTATAGTAGTCAGTTAAATAGactagtaataataatcatcatcatcatatcagccttttatagggacttccaaacatcacgactcTGAGCTCTTCTTATGAGGCCtctagttagcgaccaagtctcagaaccatcatcactggcaacacgcactgttcgaagacattTTTCTTCAGGTACATCAGTATAAGATAGATATAatgatttaaaagattttataacaGTAATGTGGCAGtaccattattatcagcctttttaatgactctatactatatatatatctttttaatgattttatactcGTAGGACTTACTGTTACtcaaatacaatttatattcaTTGATATTTTGCATcattgatttgatattttattgataGGAGGAAacattattaggtaggtacatagaaaGCATTCATTTGTTGGGTAGATAAcctttttaatcaaaatattgtTAACTACCTATACATAACGTGACTTTTAACTTAATGGCGTCTTGCCAAATTACGTTTCTGATATCTCcttgatttattaaattattcatttcttCTATGATTGACTAACTTCATCGTCAATTAAGTCACTAACAGATTTGGTAATTAAACAAGCTTAAATACCAAGTTAATAATATACAGTATCTATAACTgttcttttatttcaaaaatctttATCACTTCAGCCTTGTTGTTGGTGGTTCATACAATATTTCTACTACTAATATCGGTTGTTAATTGTTTATACTTTGCACTTGATTTTGTATTCATGagataagaaatacaaaattcatcatcatcatcttcatcatcattaacaacccatattcggcttgtTTGAGTTGGTTAGGCTCGAGCTCTCAGAATTAAAggtgttaggccttagtccaccctGCGGGCCCAACGcgaattattaagaaaattcttatgtattcaggtttcttcacgatgtttttccttcactgtttgatgCCCTTGACAggatttcaattttcaatttcaattcaggacgttatatccactaggctatcacgtctcgtaTTAATACAACATTTAGAATTCGTTAATTCTATTTCAATAAACTTCGGTGAAAAACTGCAAAAGAATTAACCTACCTTCTTCTGCAGAAAGTAAGTTCAGAGTTTGAGCACTGAAGGTGTGTACAATTATATGACGTCACGTGAATTGGCATTTTCCATTTATATTGACGTTATCAAAGCTAAAGCAAACACCATTTTATCAATATTACAAGACAAGTTGTAAATTAGAAATAAGATAGGTAAATTATTGTTAAGACTGTAAACAACTATGCCATATTTCCATATTCATCTTTTGTAGGTAGTAGCTCCTTCTTTATGATGTTTTCTGTTGATTAGTGATTATAAGTAAAACAAAGGTAGCTTGTCCTGGTCCAAAATTCATttctttacaagctcttttgaaacgtcaggtctTTCCGTCCGTCCTATAGTAACTAGAGATTCTGCCAACCCAAAAATTTGAGCTATATTCGTCCCTTctcttcttttaaaaataatagctataaCTCCATTTTCATAAAAGTAGAAACCAATTCAGACCATACTGGTTGACCAAACCATGTTTATAtctaaaagtaaattattaagattaattttgACGATAAATAGGTGGTCTGTGGGATCAACTATGATTGATTAGCTTGTGTTTGCGCACCGTTAAAGCTCCGTTATCTGTTGCTACAATGTTCCTGAGAGGATATGGTGATACGATTTGCATTAATAGATTTATACTTAAGGCCAACCTACACGTACTTTTCTGTTTACTTAGAAGATAGAGGCATTCTTAGTACATACATAATGGTACGAACATTTTATAGCTTTGCAATATTGTCATAGTGTAAATTATTGTATGTTTAGGCATACATTGGAGCGAATAAAACTTCCATCTTGCCTGTTGTGTTACTCGTACGATGACAGATTCGAGACTTATTACATACAAGAAATGTTCCTTATAATGAACGCCTGTTATAATTATTCTAGTAATCATAAGATAGACAACATTGCTACCATTGTCTGAATGCTAATGGCCggaacaattatttattaggtatatttgacAGTTACTCTACATTTTAACAGTTTGTCTTTGGTTTCTCTAATTAGTTTAGgatcaatgattttatactattagatataagcagacgcccgcgacttcgtcctcgtggatttcagtttttttcgAATCCTGCGAAAACCAttaatttttccaggatgaaaagtaaagCGCAAAGGAGGactaaacatacacacttacacataaactttcgcttttataatgttagtgtgataaaataatttatttaatacataat
This genomic interval carries:
- the LOC112043246 gene encoding facilitated trehalose transporter Tret1-like is translated as MGKLHQAHTSISCALGLTLTGLLYVWPSYTLHLYTNEDTTLLATPMTEVESSLVGSLPSLGAMFGTAIVGWVMSVFGRQKSGLVLTAPLLISWIMIDFTKSSTVILIARSIAGASGCAFLVYTPIYISEVAEESIRGALASAPVVCYCIGVLLSYIIGWFYTYRYIIWINIAFCVLYMGLMLTVKESPIFLMRQKKEEEARLSIAYYRSASVTSKLVLDEFSRLKQQITPAVELRAVRTGSQKENAETEKLNKTIEETEPQEKMSSLKMLFVSPTSRRALLVVGLCLSNQVMMGIVPVQVYAKDIFKQAAPGLSSHFCSVMFALVQLAGSMMSALFSDKFGRKILLSSSSAAVLLCLIGLGVLLQTSIGPPWVTAVIILCYCFTFMFGAGSVPYVLLAECFMPEVQSFASMMLMEWVLNFFIVGIFPFMIKFFGIHGTFYVFACFAIFNTFVGMCILPETKGLTNEQIQETFLKGRKK